One segment of Clavelina lepadiformis chromosome 2, kaClaLepa1.1, whole genome shotgun sequence DNA contains the following:
- the LOC143445274 gene encoding uncharacterized protein LOC143445274 codes for MYDQSDMSKTVTFSRVGGVSRKKNQLYCHHSTTKGEKMPSGGSPSDRKADDSICSLDPSFTEEVQKDVIQIRFASEEVDEKMKRLLCFDIRFLQPNKLFFSTGHTDRNYTRITSVSNSIRGFAPMQNCVSLTYSLIFSLLLVTSTIASPLTGISGSDSGYQATQSPGIISSRSQVNYITATNNNATGNKLHVRVQRDALTPDARDAGTSPQKRDASTYMLHDGYLSLFGKYGFYLEIKKNGKVRSTLRKNSNSVLVMYSIRTGVVAIKGKKSKRYLAMDKSGKLIGMKNYSDLCNFHEELVENLYFIFYQRATVGKKKKYVKENFIAFDKRGRPKRKKVTRNDSAAHFLKTPAKKMKKKKKKTVRRRRPPGARRPAGAKRRSRKGRKRSRNPSKSRRPKP; via the exons ATGTACGATCAAAGCGACATGTCTAAGACAGTTACGTTTTCAAGAGTAGGCGGGGTTTCAAGGAAAAAAAATCAGCTGTACTGTCATCATTCGACGACGAAGGGAGAAAAGATGCCAAGTGGCGGAAGTCCGTCAGATAGAAAAGCGGATGACTCCATCTGTTCCCTTGACCCTTCATTCACTGAAGAAGTGCAGAAAGATGTGATTCAGATACGCTTCGCATCGGAAGAAGTAGACGAGAAAATGAAAAGATTATTGTGCTTCGACATCCGCTTCCTGCAACCGAACAAACTGTTCTTTTCAACCGGTCATACTGACCGGAATTATACGCGGATAACTTCAGTCAGCAATTCTATCCGCGGGTTCGCTCCGATGCAAAACTGTGTATCGTTGACTTACAGCCTCATATTCTCCTTGCTACTGGTCACCAGCACGATAGCGTCTCCTTTAACGGGGATATCTGGCTCTGATTCCGGCTACCAAGCCACGCAAAGCCCGGGTATTATATCTTCACGGTCGCAAGTCAATTATATCACAGCCACCAACAATAACGCAACCGGTAACAAACTTCATGTACGGGTGCAACGCGACGCCCTAACCCCTGATGCCCGGGACGCGGGAACATCCCCGCAAAAAAGGGACGCAAGTACCTATATGTTACACGACGGGTACCTTAGCCTGTTCGGAAAATACGGATTCTATCTGGAAATTAAAAAGAATGGAAAAGTCCGGAGCACATTGCGAAAGAATTCAAACA GCGTCCTGGTGATGTATTCGATCCGTACCGGTGTCGTCGCCATAAAAGGAAAAAAGAGCAAGCGATACCTGGCAATGGACAAGTCCGGCAAACTAATTGGAATG AAAAATTACTCGGACTTATGTAACTTCCACGAAGAACTAGTGGAGAATCTTTACTTCATTTTCTACCAACGCGCGACTGTGggaaaaaagaagaaatatGTCAAAGAAAACTTCATTGCATTCGACAAGCGTGGAAGACCGAAGCGAAAGAAGGTGACACGAAACGACAGCGCGGCACACTTCCTCAAGACACCGGCAaagaagatgaagaaaaagaagaagaagactGTAAGACGCCGCAGACCCCCGGGAGCTCGGAGGCCCGCCGGTGCAAAACGAAGATCcagaaaaggaagaaaaagATCAAGAAACCCGTCAAAGTCAAGGAGACCAAAACCGTAA
- the LOC143445820 gene encoding ketimine reductase mu-crystallin-like, which produces MQEPTTFNMVSRLKLISNSVIESTLTYKELVPAIEKCLANFSAGKVVQPLRSVVPVEPHNGLLFSMCAHDTSEDVLALKNVALYPDNHKQGLSSHLTQVLYFQPSTGALLAVMDGESITAMRTAAASVVATKYLAKEDSKVLSILGAGVQAYSHAKALTSSFKFDKIFIWNRTQSTGEKFCEEIKHLAKVVKFCPSTKEAVCDADVIVTATFSSTPILHGQDLKESVHINSVGACTPHLRELDDRCMELCAVIADSRVSALAESGDIISAKKEVLCEVGNIINGEVEVNRTRRTLFKSLGIAVEDVTAANLVWEKVGKQQPVGF; this is translated from the exons ATGCAAGAGCCTACCACTTTTAACATGGTTTCTAGGTTGAAGTTAATCAGTAATTCTGTTATTGAATCCACACTGACTTACAAAGAGTTGGTCCCGGCAATAGAAAAATGCTTGGCAAACTTTTCGGCTGGTAAAGTTGTGCAGCCTCTACGAAGTGTTGTACCTGTAGAACCACATAATGG ATTACTTTTCTCTATGTGTGCTCATGATACAAGTGAAGACGTACTtgcattgaaaaatgttgctCTTTATCCAGATAACCACAAACAAGGTCTTTCTTCACATCTTACTCAAGTGCTTTATTTTCAACCGTCAACTGGAGCTCTGCTTGCG GTTATGGATGGGGAAAGTATTACCGCCATGAGGACGGCAGCTGCATCAGTAGTCGCGACAAAG TACTTGGCGAAGGAGGACTCAAAAGTTTTGTCGATTTTGGGAGCCGGTGTACAAGCCTATAGTCATGCCAAAGCACTAACAAGTTCTTTCAAATTTGACAAA ATTTTTATTTGGAATAGAACACAATCAACTGGAGAAAAGTTTTgtgaagaaattaaacatttagctaAAGTTGTGAAGTTTTGTCCAAGCACCAAGGAAGCTGTTTGTGATGCTGATGTAATTGTAACTGCAACTTTTTCTTCTACACCTATTTTACATGGACAGGATTTAAAAGAGAGTGTCCATATTAACA GTGTGGGAGCATGTACACCACATTTGAGAGAACTAGATGATAGGTGTATGGAACTTTGTGCTGTTATCGCAGACAGTCGAGTTTCTGCATTGGCTGAATCGGGTGACATCATTTCAGCTAag AAGGAAGTGCTATGTGAAGTCGGCAACATTATTAATGGCGAAGTGGAGGTAAACAGAACAAGACGAACTCTTTTCAAGTCTTTAG GAATTGCTGTTGAAGATGTGACAGCGGCAAACTTGGTTTGGGAAAAGGTTGGCAAACAACAACCTGTAGGGTTTTGA
- the LOC143445819 gene encoding endonuclease/exonuclease/phosphatase family domain-containing protein 1-like isoform X2 codes for MGGLCTCCRPQVPKDRNSTIKHHGSILHRRTSISAAFSYEPNNPSEVVPLSKTHATPLPTIFSTLDINTATEEDLMTLPMIGRVIAHNIVEYRKQIGCFRRVEDLALVSGIGATKLEKLRKEIHVSTSTANAAKSLLHNSESNSSVIVDINSASAAQFSNIEGISDELAAKIVNYRNTNGSFHHINDLVEPSGLIDVHTLLKIKGFLAISKNSGKHSRNASSASSIVRNTASNISFGIGPESIESHRARVESFNSTKSGRPIIRIGTWNLQQFGLEKVQNPGVREVVCATILETGIKILVVQELSDAEALQEIVDELNSPTLPNIQRLKGNSGLWRCMASRKPAGRMYQSAEYNGFIWDSAASINLYSSSLLEKTANGRDFILKMDVVLVSVHLKAVGHVGSETDLERLNKEIRNLQLLVEALKKKVPEEKDLVILGDFNLEPNKADFDILRNQSFKSIVRETVPTNISSKNMKGSRCYDNIWLSDSAAKLYTGAYQVVRNGLTNPWIPDGWRWGGVASDHCPVWVELFTDKDFDAEAANKSLEGLQLKP; via the exons ATGGGGGGGCTGTGCACTTGCTGTCGACCACAAGTTCCAAAAGATCGAAACTCAACCATCAAACATCATGGAAGTATCTTGCATCGACGTACAAGTATCAGTGCAGCATTTAGTTATGAACCGAACAATCCATCTGAAGTTGTGCCTCTATCTAAAACTCATGCCACACCACTGCCAACAATTTTCAGCACGTTAGATATCAATACAGCCACGGAAGAAGATTTGATGACACTTCCAATGATCGGAAGAGTTATAGCACACAATATTGTGGAATATCGGAAACAAATTGGTTGTTTTCGGAGAGTTGAAGATTTGGCTCTTGTCAGCGGCATTGGAGCCACCAAACttgaaaaattaagaaaagaaATTCATGTTTCCACCAGTACTGCAAATGCTGCCAAGTCCTTGTTGCACAACAGTGAATCTAATTCCAGTGTGATTGTTGATATCAACTCTGCTTCGGCTGCTCAATTCTCTAATATTGAAGGGATTTCTGATGAGCTGGCTGCCAAAATTGTTAACTATAGAAATACAAATGGTTCATTTCATCACATAAATGATTTGGTTGAACCTTCTGGTCTTATTGATGTTCACACTCTTCTTAAAATTAAGGGATTTTTGGCTATCAGTAAAAACTCTGGAAAGCATTCAAGAAATGCAAGTTCGGCTTCATCAATTGTCAGGAATACTGCATCTAATATTTCTTTTGGAATAGGCCCAGAGTCAATTGAGTCGCATCGTGCAAGAGTTGAGTCATTTAACAGCACCAAGAGCGGTCGCCCTATCATTCGTATTGGAACTTGGAATCTTCAACAGTTTGGCCttgaaaaagttcaaaatcCTGGAGTGCGTGAAGTAGTTTGTGCAACCATTCTGGAAACTGGGATTAAGATTCTTGTGGTACAGGAATTGTCTGATGCAGAGGCCCTTCAAGAAATTGTTGATGAATTAAACAGTCCAACTTTACCCAACATTCAAAG GCTAAAAGGAAACTCTGGTTTATGGCGGTGCATGGCATCAAGAAAGCCTGCGGGAAGGATGTATCAGTCTGCAGAGTACAATGGATTTATCTGGGATTCAGCAGCCAGCATAAACTTATACAGCAGCAGCTTACTAGAGAAAACAGCAAATGGAAGAGATTTC ATTTTGAAAATGGATGTTGTACTTGTAAGTGTTCATCTTAAAGCAGTGGGTCATGTTGGGTCTGAGACTGATTTGGAACGGTTAAATAAAGAAATACGCAATCTACAATTGTTAGTAGAAGCTTTAAAGAAGAAGGTTCCAGAAGAAAAAGACCTGGTGATTTTGGGCGATTTTAATCTAGAACCAAACAAGGCCGATTTTGATATCTTGAGAAATCAATCGTTCAAATCCATTGTCCGTGAAACTGTTCCAACCAACATTAGTTCCAAAAACATGAAAGGATCACGGTGCTATGATAATATATGGCTGAGTGACAGTGCCGCAAAGTTATACACTGGAGCATATCAAGTTGTACGTAATGGATTAACGAACCCGTGGATTCCTGATGGTTGGAGGTGGGGTGGTGTGGCTTCCGATCACTGTCCTGTTTGGGTTGAGTTGTTCACCGATAAAGACTTTGATGCAGAAGCTGCAAATAAAAGTCTTGAAGGGTTGCAGTTGAAGCCGTAG
- the LOC143445819 gene encoding endonuclease/exonuclease/phosphatase family domain-containing protein 1-like isoform X1 translates to MGGLCTCCRPQVPKDRNSTIKHHGSILHRRTSISAAFSYEPNNPSEVVPLSKTHATPLPTIFSTLDINTATEEDLMTLPMIGRVIAHNIVEYRKQIGCFRRVEDLALVSGIGATKLEKLRKEIHVSTSTANAAKSLLHNSESNSSVIVDINSASAAQFSNIEGISDELAAKIVNYRNTNGSFHHINDLVEPSGLIDVHTLLKIKGFLAISKNSGKHSRNASSASSIVRNTASNISFGIGPESIESHRARVESFNSTKSGRPIIRIGTWNLQQFGLEKVQNPGVREVVCATILETGIKILVVQELSDAEALQEIVDELNSPTLPNIQRLKGNSGLWRCMASRKPAGRMYQSAEYNGFIWDSAASINLYSSSLLEKTANGRDFVRCPFLGYFKILKMDVVLVSVHLKAVGHVGSETDLERLNKEIRNLQLLVEALKKKVPEEKDLVILGDFNLEPNKADFDILRNQSFKSIVRETVPTNISSKNMKGSRCYDNIWLSDSAAKLYTGAYQVVRNGLTNPWIPDGWRWGGVASDHCPVWVELFTDKDFDAEAANKSLEGLQLKP, encoded by the exons ATGGGGGGGCTGTGCACTTGCTGTCGACCACAAGTTCCAAAAGATCGAAACTCAACCATCAAACATCATGGAAGTATCTTGCATCGACGTACAAGTATCAGTGCAGCATTTAGTTATGAACCGAACAATCCATCTGAAGTTGTGCCTCTATCTAAAACTCATGCCACACCACTGCCAACAATTTTCAGCACGTTAGATATCAATACAGCCACGGAAGAAGATTTGATGACACTTCCAATGATCGGAAGAGTTATAGCACACAATATTGTGGAATATCGGAAACAAATTGGTTGTTTTCGGAGAGTTGAAGATTTGGCTCTTGTCAGCGGCATTGGAGCCACCAAACttgaaaaattaagaaaagaaATTCATGTTTCCACCAGTACTGCAAATGCTGCCAAGTCCTTGTTGCACAACAGTGAATCTAATTCCAGTGTGATTGTTGATATCAACTCTGCTTCGGCTGCTCAATTCTCTAATATTGAAGGGATTTCTGATGAGCTGGCTGCCAAAATTGTTAACTATAGAAATACAAATGGTTCATTTCATCACATAAATGATTTGGTTGAACCTTCTGGTCTTATTGATGTTCACACTCTTCTTAAAATTAAGGGATTTTTGGCTATCAGTAAAAACTCTGGAAAGCATTCAAGAAATGCAAGTTCGGCTTCATCAATTGTCAGGAATACTGCATCTAATATTTCTTTTGGAATAGGCCCAGAGTCAATTGAGTCGCATCGTGCAAGAGTTGAGTCATTTAACAGCACCAAGAGCGGTCGCCCTATCATTCGTATTGGAACTTGGAATCTTCAACAGTTTGGCCttgaaaaagttcaaaatcCTGGAGTGCGTGAAGTAGTTTGTGCAACCATTCTGGAAACTGGGATTAAGATTCTTGTGGTACAGGAATTGTCTGATGCAGAGGCCCTTCAAGAAATTGTTGATGAATTAAACAGTCCAACTTTACCCAACATTCAAAG GCTAAAAGGAAACTCTGGTTTATGGCGGTGCATGGCATCAAGAAAGCCTGCGGGAAGGATGTATCAGTCTGCAGAGTACAATGGATTTATCTGGGATTCAGCAGCCAGCATAAACTTATACAGCAGCAGCTTACTAGAGAAAACAGCAAATGGAAGAGATTTCGTAAGATGTCCTTTTCTGGGATATTTTAAG ATTTTGAAAATGGATGTTGTACTTGTAAGTGTTCATCTTAAAGCAGTGGGTCATGTTGGGTCTGAGACTGATTTGGAACGGTTAAATAAAGAAATACGCAATCTACAATTGTTAGTAGAAGCTTTAAAGAAGAAGGTTCCAGAAGAAAAAGACCTGGTGATTTTGGGCGATTTTAATCTAGAACCAAACAAGGCCGATTTTGATATCTTGAGAAATCAATCGTTCAAATCCATTGTCCGTGAAACTGTTCCAACCAACATTAGTTCCAAAAACATGAAAGGATCACGGTGCTATGATAATATATGGCTGAGTGACAGTGCCGCAAAGTTATACACTGGAGCATATCAAGTTGTACGTAATGGATTAACGAACCCGTGGATTCCTGATGGTTGGAGGTGGGGTGGTGTGGCTTCCGATCACTGTCCTGTTTGGGTTGAGTTGTTCACCGATAAAGACTTTGATGCAGAAGCTGCAAATAAAAGTCTTGAAGGGTTGCAGTTGAAGCCGTAG
- the LOC143444929 gene encoding uncharacterized protein LOC143444929 → MNFLAEMLFHSTETQDLDSIPCAISEGMPTLLEDDTDEPSTSFSFASANDSDISLNVSTNSEDVSSNQSISHAPTGSHAFNKVSSSCCSIPPYQLEYPVLGCGGEKPWVALDLAVRKRADNQKAMMNRVLQVQLGKSRKRKRAADDWESNREHRLMEIRHLAKRNDVDVIFQKYSQYCVHPIECIKEYAALVSQGYEEFRSNCSFRWSSFLSSLGVSFVEEGLEKGSYVVFQRLAEKVCSAGSKYVIVFDSNGCLLDIKDKSRQQPFIMCMGVPEFPGNCCLMINNQSYIPIGKVSCFECILMLFSVYFVFDYEYPTQASSLYRLLEFHVFGIGKRPTQKVYQNLFD, encoded by the exons ATGAATTTCCTTGCTGAAATGTTATTTCATTCG ACCGAAACTCAAGATCTTGACAGCATACCATGTGCAATTTCTGAAGGTATGCCTACCCTTCTTGAAGATGACACCGATGAACCGTCCACATCCTTTTCGTTCGCGTCAGCAAACGATAGTGATATAAGCTTGAATGTATCCACCAATAGCGAAGACGTGTCTTCCAACCAATCCATCTCTCATGCACCGACTGGCTCCCATGCGTTTAACAAGGTGTCTTCAAGCTGCTGTTCCATTCCACCCTATCAATTG gAGTATCCGGTTTTGGGATGCGGTGGAGAGAAGCCGTGGGTAGCTCTTGATTTAGCCGTCCGCAAAAGAGCGGACAATCAAAAAGCGATGATGAATCGGGTACTGCAAGTACAACTTGGCAAGAGCAGAAAGAGAAAGAGAGCTGCCGATGATTGGGAATCCAATCGTGAGCATCGACTGATGGAAATTCGTCATCTGGCGAAGAGAAATGACGTTGATGTTATCTTTCAAAAATACTCGCAATATTGCGTTCATCCGATTGAG TGTATCAAGGAATACGCTGCTTTAGTTAGTCAGGGCTACGAAGAGTTCCGTTCCAACTGTTCCTTTCGATGGTCCAGCTTTCTATCATCTCTTGGCGTCTCGTTTGTAGAAGAAGGCTTAGAAAAGGGGAGCTATGTCGTTTTTCAAAGGCTGGCAGAGAAAGTCTGTTCTGCAGGCTCAAAGTATGTCATTGTGTTTGACAGTAATGGATGTTTACTAGACATAAAAGATAAATCTCGTCAACAACCATTTATAATGTGTATGGGTGTTCCAGAATTTCCTGGTAACTGTTGTTTAATGATCAATAATCAATCGTACATTCCAATCGGTAAAGTTTCATGCTTTGAATGtattttgatgttgttttcTGTGTACTTTGTATTTGATTATGAGTATCCAACACAAGCTTCATCTTTGTATCGTTTGCTTGAGTTTCACGTTTTTGGCATTGGAAAACGGCCAACTCAGAAAGTGTATCAAAATCTTTTTGAttga
- the LOC143446633 gene encoding uncharacterized protein LOC143446633 — protein sequence MLEKLLPPLNFRRKGCQSQSHAIFQFAGAGTDPTNFAVHKDSGLTRPFLLAVGNSTQPDQYYIVADFSVIYVGNDVVRALYRLFSSFWVCNISYYPRLAPFYNLLEVLVINKTPVCSVKTVLAAINGVQNTACIGDTVD from the exons ATGCTGGAAAAGTTGCTTCCGCCATTAAACTTCCGCAGAAAGGGTTGTCAGTCACAATCGCAtgctatttttcaatttgctgGG GCCGGCACGGACCCAACAAACTTTGCCGTCCACAAAGATTCTGGACTGACTCGACCATTTCTTTTAGCCGTGGGCAACAGCACCCAACCTGATCAATATTACATTGTTGCCGATTTTTCTGTCATTTATGTTGGAAATGACGTGGTGCGTGCTTTGTACCGCTTGTTCTCTTCGTTTTGGGTATGTAATATCTCCTACTACCCCAGACTTGCACCATTCTACAATCTTCTTGAAGTGCTGGTTATAAACAAAACCCCAGTgtgctcagttaaaactgttCTTGCTGCCATCAATGGTGTGCAAAACACTGCATGTATTGGTGATACTGTAGATTGA
- the LOC143444930 gene encoding zinc finger MYM-type protein 1-like, whose translation MLSFASRQREAGRVDYLAAKQVEEERCYWRQIVKRLIDVLIFLAKRGLAIRGADEIIGSPHNGNYLGIIELLAEYDTLLASHIRKYANCGKGHISYLSSTICEELVQLMGQKVQDTILKEAKKAKYFSVSIDSTPDVSHLDQLTIVIRYVLPLGPVERFLTFLPMMRHTATHMASILLNFLKENGLDVTNCRGQSYDNASNMSGRYNGVQAIVKRECKYAAFIPCCNHSLNLVGDQAVNSCAGCTRFFHFVNGLYVFLSESTYRWQKLKNRCTLTLKGLSGTRWCERADAVKALVEGWKSIQEVLDELAADKEQKADTRNQADGFSRRMDELETAVMATAWNDILCRLNSTSISLQDPTVSLNTATSLLASLVDTIQFARDRFDVYEQMAIEKVPHGEYKAEERRGRKRKRMPDEGAANEENLTPRETFKTHIYLVMIDRLLAELEKRMKAYEDISTTFGFLSELTSLSIKQIENKAQNLVSSYPDDLEDTLVAELIQFAAFMRTQKSVSVNESAELTMYKLLSSLNLSQTFPNVEIALRIYLCLMVSNASGERSFSKLGIVKGELRSSMREERLNMLALMSIEHEVLSSLDCTDMIEDFALAKARKTVV comes from the coding sequence ATGTTGTCTTTTGCGAGCCGACAGAGGGAGGCCGGTCGTGTTGACTACCTAGCCGCTAAACAGGTCGAGGAAGAGCGGTGTTACTGGCGCCAGATTGTAAAGCGGCTCATCGACGTTCTGATATTCCTAGCTAAGCGTGGCCTTGCTATAAGGGGCGCGGATGAGATCATAGGTTCCCCTCATAATGGTAACTACCTTGGCATCATTGAGTTGTTGGCGGAGTACGATACTCTGCTGGCTAGCCATATTAGAAAATATGCGAACTGCGGGAAAGGTCACATTTCTTATTTGTCATCCACAATTTGCGAGGAGCTGGTGCAGCTCATGGGACAAAAGGTGCAGGACACCATCCTGAAAGAAGCCAAGAAGGCGAAGTATTTCTCTGTCTCGATTGACTCTACACCTGACGTATCACACCTCGACCAGCTAACGATTGTTATTCGATATGTTCTGCCGTTGGGTCCAGTTGAACGGTTCCTGACATTCTTGCCTATGATGAGACACACCGCTACGCACATGGCTAGCATACTTCTGAACTTTCTGAAGGAAAATGGCTTGGATGTTACTAACTGCAGAGGCCAGTCGTATGACAATGCGTCAAACATGTCAGGACGGTACAACGGTGTCCAGGCAATTGTGAAGCGAGAATGTAAATATGCTGCTTTTATTCCATGCTGCAACCACAGTTTAAACCTGGTAGGAGACCAGGCTGTTAATAGCTGCGCTGGCTGTACcaggttttttcattttgtcaatGGACTATACGTTTTCCTGTCTGAATCGACATATCGCTGGCAGAAACTGAAGAATCGCTGCACATTAACgctcaaaggtttgtctggaaCCCGATGGTGTGAACGTGCAGATGCTGTCAAAGCGCTAGTAGAAGGGTGGAAGAGCATTCAAGAAGTCCTGGATGAGCTTGCGGCAGATAAGGAGCAGAAGGCCGATACGAGAAACCAGGCCGACGGATTTTCGCGCAGGATGGACGAACTTGAGACAGCAGTTATGGCGACTGCCTGGAACGATATCCTATGCCGTCTCAACAGTACGAGCATTAGCCTCCAAGACCCTACAGTCAGTCTGAATACGGCAACTAGTTTATTGGCATCACTGGTCGACACGATTCAATTTGCACGGGACAGATTTGACGTGTATGAGCAGATGGCGATCGAAAAGGTTCCTCACGGCGAATACAAGGCTGAAGAACGTCGAGGCCGTAAGCGAAAGCGAATGCCTGATGAAGGAGCTGCAAACGAAGAAAACCTCACCCCTAGGGAAACATTCAAAACCCATATATATCTGGTCATGATCGACAGACTGTTAGCTGAACTGGAAAAGCGAATGAAGGCGTATGAGGATATATCTACAACATTCGGATTTCTTTCGGAGCTAACGTCATTGAGCATAAAGCAGATCGAGAATAAAGCTCAAAATCTCGTTTCCTCGTATCCAGATGACTTGGAAGACACGCTGGTGGCTGAGCTCATACAGTTTGCTGCATTTATGCGCACCCAGAAATCGGTGAGTGTGAACGAGTCAGCAGAGCTTACCATGTACAAGCTTTTGTCGTCGTTGAACCTTTCTCAAACATTTCCAAACGTCGAGATTGCTTTGCGCATCTATCTGTGCTTGATGGTGTCTAATGCCTCCGGCGAGCGGAGCTTCTCAAAACTGGGAATAGTCAAAGGAGAGCTGCGGTCCTCGATGAGGGAGGAAAGGCTAAACATGCTGGCGCTTATGAGCATTGAACATGAGGTGCTGAGCAGCCTTGACTGCACTGACATGATCGAAGATTTCGCGCTTGCTAAGGCTCGAAAAACAGTAGTATAA